A genomic region of Raphanus sativus cultivar WK10039 chromosome 6, ASM80110v3, whole genome shotgun sequence contains the following coding sequences:
- the LOC108806942 gene encoding AP2/ERF and B3 domain-containing transcription factor ARF14, whose translation MEALSSVDESSTSTVSIHTPAKIPPPPRTVNSSSPASLYRMGSGSSVVLDSENGVEAESRKLPSSKFKGVVPQPNGRWGAQIYEKHKRVWLGTFNEEEEAARVYDVAAHRFRGPDAVTNFKPDLTLGNGDGDDGEEVEFLNAHSKYEIVDMLRKHTYKEELEQRKRKRNGNGDDARETALTNVTVGTGFKTATSLFEKTVTPSDVGKLNRLVIPKHQAEKHFPLPLSGSVKGTLLSFEDVNGKVWRFRYSYWNSSQSYVLTKGWSRFVKEKRLCAGDLISFRRSNGQDQQLYIGWKSKAGFDQDTGRVVVRLFGVDIASGKSRNDVVKKEDTEM comes from the coding sequence ATGGAAGCTCTGAGTAGTGTGGACGAGAGCTCGACAAGTACAGTTTCCATCCACACTCCGGCAAAGATTCCACCGCCGCCGCGGACGGTAAATTCATCTTCTCCGGCGAGTTTATACAGAATGGGAAGTGGGTCAAGCGTGGTTCTTGATTCCGAGAACGGCGTCGAAGCAGAATCAAGAAAGCTCCCGTCGTCAAAGTTCAAAGGCGTCGTCCCTCAGCCAAACGGAAGATGGGGAGCTCAGATATACGAGAAGCACAAACGCGTGTGGCTCGGGACAttcaacgaagaagaagaagcggcgCGTGTCTACGACGTCGCCGCTCACCGTTTCCGCGGTCCTGACGCCGTTACTAACTTCAAACCAGACTTGACGTTAGGTAACGGTGACGGTGACGACGGAGAGGAAGTCGAGTTCTTGAACGCACATTCGAAATATGAGATCGTTGATATGTTGAGGAAACACACGTACAAAGAAGAGTTAGAGCAGAGGAAACGTAAACGTAACGGTAACGGAGACGACGCGAGAGAGACGGCGTTAACTAACGTTACGGTTGGGACAGGGTTTAAAACGGCGACGTCTCTGTTTGAGAAAACGGTAACGCCGAGTGACGTCGGGAAGCTAAACCGTTTAGTGATACCGAAACACCAAGCGGAGAAACATTTTCCGTTACCGTTATCTGGGTCCGTGAAGGGGACGCTGTTGAGTTTCGAAGACGTTAACGGGAAAGTGTGGAGGTTCCGTTACTCGTATTGGAACAGTAGTCAAAGCTATGTGTTGACTAAAGGTTGGAGCAGGTTCGTTAAAGAGAAGAGACTCTGTGCCGGTGATTTGATCAGTTTTAGAAGATCTAACGGTCAGGATCAACAGTTGTATATTGGGTGGAAATCAAAGGCCGGATTTGATCAGGATACGGGTCGGGTTGTGGTGAGATTGTTCGGCGTTGACATTGCTTCGGGTAAGTCTCGAAACGATGTCGTAAAGAAGGAAGACACGGAGATGTAG